The Tripterygium wilfordii isolate XIE 37 chromosome 18, ASM1340144v1, whole genome shotgun sequence nucleotide sequence CTACTGGAGAATTCATCAAGGATTTTTGAGGACagcatgaattttattttgctttgtAGCTTACCATTCTAGGAATTTATGGATGTGATTCCTGCTAAAGTTTTCGGTTCTTTTTGGCAGCGGAGAAGGCTCATTATGCTGCTAGAGATCCCATCACGGCTTTGAAGAAATACATTATTGAGAATAGTTTGGCCAGTGAAGCAGAGTTAAAGGCCATTGAGAAGAAGATAGATGAGTATGTTGAGGAGGCCGTAGAGTTTGCGGATGCAAGCCCTGTTCCACATCGCAGCCAACTTCTTGAGAATGTGTTCGCAGATCCTAAAGGTTTTGGAATTGGACCTGATGGGCGCTACAGATGTGAGGATCCCAAATTCACAGAAGGCACGGCTCATGTCTAACTTCCCGGAGTTGGACATTCGTCGAACCTACTTTTGCCGAGCCTTTAGTTCTCTGTCATATGGtcatatattatattttgttcTTACTAGCTAATTACTCGTCGTTCTATTTAAATGTTGGCTTTTGTAAGCAGGGTATGCTGATTAGGTTTGGTTTTATTTGCTATCTTGTTTGTTATATTAGTGTTTTGAATGGGAAACCCCAAAGGACTGGTACTTACATTCTTCCCCTTGCATGAATTATGCTCAATATTCTGAAATATTAGTAGTGTTGTTGTGTAAGTCTGACTCTTGGACAGCATCCTGCATTTATAGATGTGCGAATTTAGCTACCATATACATCTGTAAGAACAAAGTTTACAgacaaaaaagaatagaaaaacGATAAGCATATGTTATGAGATAGTTTTGGAGTACTTGACCAACCAGATAAAGGGTTACAAGTTCAGAGCAGCAATTGCTTCAGGTTTAAAGTCAACCCTTAGACCCAACACTCGCCTAACCTCAGCCGGGGTTAGTCTCCAGGTCATAGGTCCTGAATTCTCACCCCAGAAATCTAGAATCTCCGAGACCTTTTCTAAGTTGAGGATGGTTGCCATTTGAGTGAGACATGCAAACTTATCTCTCACAGTCCTCTGGGTAATGCTGGAGAAATGGCTAACCAAAGCCCTTGCATCTCTGTCAAGCTGAAGGCCTCCCAGCTGACTGAATCTTTTCTGCATCATTATCACTTCAAGCCTCTTCACGATGAAGTCAATTATTAAATGTACGAATAAGTCGTAGTTGTTGGCAGTCATTAGTGGCTGGAGCCATGTTGCATTAGTCTCGACAGCATGCAGAAGCCTCTGAACCCATGGGTCGTTAACCTCATTATCAGCATATTCAGCCTCTGATAGCTCATAGCTGATAGTTGCCACGGCATCTAATACTGGACGAAGCCGGGGTGCCACAGTCGCCACAAGTTGCTCCATGCCAGCATTTAAGGTTTGCTTGAAATTATTGCTCATATCACCCAACTCGGACAAGCAAGATTTCACTTTTTCCCGATCTGCTGGAGCTCGGAATAcctgagaaaaagaaagtgaattTTGTTTATGCTTTGATAGCGGACTTActtttaaacataaaaaaaagttaGCAGAATCTAGAAATCTAAAAATTGAATAACAAGAATTCACATCAGCATCTACCAAACAAATCAGTAGTCACAATAGGAGATGAGACGTAATCCACATTCAAATAGAAGATTCTAAACATATGATATCCACTACATGAGAGATTATATCAAGCTGGCATGTCCCTTCAAGGGAAGTCTTCTTGTCTTAATGATTAGAAGAAAGTATTAAAAGGAAGGCTCTCCATAAatgttttccctttcttttccgAATGTAGATCTGCACTCTCAAATTGGTAAATCCAGGAATGATTTCAAACTGCATATATTCTCTTCCAGCATCAAACACAGACTATGTCGGAAACACATGATCACTTTGACGTGATGGAAGTAATCAGTTCAAGCTCAGCTATCCCTAAACCTAATGTTTTTCCTACTTTGACTTGCTCCtatcaaaacaaagcaaaatgGTGACAGAACATTACCATTCAAGAATTTCAGGTGGAGGACTGAGCCCACTCATAAGCTCTGCAAGCTTTCAACTATACCAGAAAGAGTAGAGTACAGAAAAATGAATTCGCTACAGGGATGAAGCTAAGCCTTAAAGATCAACTCGGCAAAGGAGGCCCAGGATTCTAAGCATGATGGAGGAAAGTAAATGAAGGGAGACATTATGTTCTAACTAAGAGCAGCAAAGCTTCTCACACTCAGGGGTCCAGGCTGCCAGCTATACCAATGTCCTTCTTTCCAACTTTTTAGGATCAAGTCCAAATAGGGTAAATAAAGCAGTGATATAGTCATTCGCtccttttttaatatatatatatatatttttttattgcacGTTAGAGGTCAAGTGCCTTCCTAAAGCAGTTAGCTTCGGGCGACTTAACTCCTCTTTTCCAATTAGGATTAAGCTCACACAGTGGGCACCTCAGCTTTATAAAGTGGTGGCTTATTCCCAGTTATACACAATGCATAAGACATTATATTCATTTGAGAATAGAACCAAATTTGCTAACaggaaaatattaatatttacacCCAGAGAGATTCTTAAAGTTACTAGACTTAACAATATTTAACCACAACCTTCACACTTTTCGACTCTTCAACAATATCTTCATTTGGTTCAGACCGATAGGCTAAAGAGCACATTGTTCCCAATGGAAAAAAGGACAATTCAATCTCAATCTATCTTATACATCTGCGCTGATTAAATGGATCCCATGAAAGTTGACACTTCACTTGGCCCAGAGCAACTTTCTGGACTTGATATTTCGGCTCTAGAGCCAACTACAGCTAGAAATGGAGTTGAGCCAAATGATTATCACTGAGGATGAAGTTGAGAGATTTGAACTAGGAGTTTCACTACAAGATTTGCAAAGCATTGTGGTTGATCAGCCCCAAAAAAAGTTGATAACATCTACCTTAGAAGACCCATATAACATTGCAAGTATACCACACCCTACAGGCCTACATCATAAAGTGCTGATGATCAAATCAATGGCAAGTATAGTTGATATTTCACCTGCAATCATTCAGTGAGCCAATCAGTTTTGGCAGCAGAATTGGTCCTTAACTTATCAGTCATTTGACCTGATATTACAGATTATACTACATTAAGTCATTAATGTTTGGGACAAGCAACTACCGCTCATCAGCTGTGGTATTTTGTATTTATCCTTGAAATTTACACTTAGAGATtcaatgaactttttttttctgggtGCAAAAGAAAGATTTTATTAAGGGCTCATAGATGGTGCCAACCAAGAACAGAGTACAAGAAAATAAAGTACGAACAAGAGATCAAACAACAAAGACTTAAGCAACATGGCTTAAGTTACATCAAGACTAAAGATTTCAATAAAGTTGCAGCATTGTCTTGATAACAAAAATTTGGAGATAGCCAATTGTCTAAAAACTAGTAACTCAGTCTCCTTCTCAGCAAAGCATCTATTAGTTCTTTCCAGCCAATTCTCGAAGATTTATCATCTGAATGTATGTTTATTTCAACACTAAGAAAACTTAATGGCTTAAAAGGTCTCAATGACGTCGAGAAGTTTCCTATCCTGGAAAGCAAAATAGTTATTTAATTCATCTATGTTCCACACAACTTTTTCTACAAATTCATTTAGTATTCTTCAGTTCTGGGCTTCAATACACTCTAACAATGTTCTTCAGGCATTCAATGTAGCCTTCTTGTAATCTTTGTGTTGTACTCCCTTAGTGCTTTTTCGATACTACGTAAtcattcaggaaaaaaaaatcttcaaaacTCTATTTCACTCATGCTCATGAACTTTGTCATAAACCTCGAGTCTAAGTGTTCCATTCCATGTCTAGAAAGTTAGTTCATTGACTCAGATAAATTTGAAAAGGCATATGCATTTAACATCAAATACTCTACGAGTTGGCAGAACTTGAGATGCAATTTACATAAATATATCTTAACTTATCATCTGGCTACGTCTCCCAAAAACAAGCATAACCTAACTGCCTTCTAAAGCAACAAGCACAAAATTACAAGCATGTAAAAATATGAGGCGCAGGTTAGAGCAAAGATTTCTCCCTCCTTTGAAACAAAATAACAAGGTAGAGGAAGTAGAACACTAACCTCTGCACACTGCTCTTCAATCTCATGCTTTAGTTTCAGGACATACTCACTACTCACGTCCATATTGTTCAAAGCTGTTGCAATCTCTGTCCCAGTCTTTTCCACTCCAACACCACCCAAGAACAGCTTTGCCCCAAGGTTTGGCTCTCTCATTTTCTGTTGCAAAGCATCCTGGTATTCATTGCTCAATAAACTACTTGCACCACTTAGTACAGCAATCACAGAGCTAATATTTGAGGTGGAGATTGCCCTTCTCAAGCAACTCTGCAAAACATAGAAAACATCGTCCACCATGGAAGTTGTAAGGCTGTCAGGCACTGGCTCATCAATCCGAATAGCTTTCCTCACATTCTCCACCATAAAGAATCCTTCCAAGATCACATAGAACCCAGTGATATCTTGAACAACTTTACTAAAGCTTCCACTCCTAAAGGCTTTTGTGGCTTGTGGTACTAACTCTGGATCAACTGAAGTCAATCCTTTGATTTTTGAAATCATAAACTCTGTGTAGTCCTCACCAAGTTGCATCAATGACAGTATTTCCTCCAAATACATTTCAACATCTCTTGGGTCTGGTCCTTCAGGTGCACCAACAGCAAGCAAATTATGGTTCTGAGCATTAATCTCAGAAGATAATTTAGCTAATCTCCTATAATCCATGTACTTCCTCAAGATCAAAGAGCCCCGCGAATCACACTCCTCCTGAAGTTCGCATATAGCATATACAATACCATCCTCACTGCAAAGACTCCTCAAAATTTCGTCATTTTGTTCAATAGCCAGGACAATGTCCTTAAACAAATTCGTCAAGCACCCAACAAAGTTTACCTGACTCTGGTTATGACTTTGCTCCATCAACTCCACCAGATTCTCAAACTCAAGCCTACATCTCATGGCGATCACCTTCTTCAAATACCCAACATAGACCTGCAATCCCTCCGCCTCCAAACCTAAAGGCTGATACAGGCGAATGAACCGCAGAATCGTTGAGTGATCCCGTTGATCCACTGCGGCAGAGAGCTGCTTCTTGACTATCCCTTCCAACTGTTTCTTACACGCGAGAAGCTGCTCCCTCTGATCTGATGCGGAGTCCTTGTATTTGGCATCAATCTGCAGAAAAGTCTGGACATGCTTAGCTGCAGATTCATAGTCTAGGGAATCCAGAGCATTCTTGACACCGTCGAGACAGTTGCCCCGCTCGACGATGGCGTCTATGCGGGAGAGAGTGGAGTTGACCCGGGATTGGGCAAGGTCTAGCTCACGGACCTTGGCACTGACGCTGTCGGCAAGGTCGGCGGTAGAGCTGACATTGGAGAGCATGTGGTCCGATTCGGCCTTCACAATTTCGAGAACTTCAGCAGATCTTTGGAGGTGGAGGAGGTGCTTATCGAGGTCGCTACGTTGGGCCAAGAGGTTGTCCAGTTCAAGGTCCAGCCCCCGCTGGTACGCAATGCACTCATGGAGCAGCCGCGTCATGGCGCCCACGTCGGTCAGGCTACGGACGTGCTCCAAAGCCTCCGCTGTCCCGAATTTTAAGGAGGAGGATGCGGTGGCCGTGGCCGTAGATTCGTCTTCCTCCTGTGGTTTGGCCGCAGATCCATTGGGGGTTGATGGCGgcattttgatattaatttcctCGAGTGAAATCACTAATCAGTTCATCGAAGAAATGTTTGGAAACTGACGAGGAAGGAAATCAGACAGCCGGATCAGTGAGATAGTTGATTATGGGGTGGGTCTAAATATGGATCGAGGAGCTATTCGGgtggatatatatatggttCGGGAGACTTAAACGGGCAAAATTCCATCATGTTCATATGACGGAATTTGTCAGAtctaaattaaatcaaatttgaacataagttatatgtcggAAATCTGGgttaaacacaaaaattttgtctAATTTAAAACTGAATATAAGTCTAAACACAAATATCTagtttgatttacttgtctagaCAATAACTCGGATTAGGTTATTATTCGATTTATTTGCTCGAATTTAAAGAATTCAgattttggtcaattaagtatgtccgaaatataattcaaattaagattcgaacatgtaaatatttcgtaaacacataATGGTGTCCAAAACCGATTCGGAACCcctattttttttaactccTACCGGTTCACTTCCCCCTAGAAAAGTAAAATACTTTAAGCCGTTTAGCTTAGCGGATCCAAGTTCGAATAAAATTGATAACTTGACCCGAACCAAAATACCCCCTAGAAAAGTGAAAACTGAAAACCGTTCT carries:
- the LOC119983835 gene encoding conserved oligomeric Golgi complex subunit 4-like, with the translated sequence MPPSTPNGSAAKPQEEDESTATATASSSLKFGTAEALEHVRSLTDVGAMTRLLHECIAYQRGLDLELDNLLAQRSDLDKHLLHLQRSAEVLEIVKAESDHMLSNVSSTADLADSVSAKVRELDLAQSRVNSTLSRIDAIVERGNCLDGVKNALDSLDYESAAKHVQTFLQIDAKYKDSASDQREQLLACKKQLEGIVKKQLSAAVDQRDHSTILRFIRLYQPLGLEAEGLQVYVGYLKKVIAMRCRLEFENLVELMEQSHNQSQVNFVGCLTNLFKDIVLAIEQNDEILRSLCSEDGIVYAICELQEECDSRGSLILRKYMDYRRLAKLSSEINAQNHNLLAVGAPEGPDPRDVEMYLEEILSLMQLGEDYTEFMISKIKGLTSVDPELVPQATKAFRSGSFSKVVQDITGFYVILEGFFMVENVRKAIRIDEPVPDSLTTSMVDDVFYVLQSCLRRAISTSNISSVIAVLSGASSLLSNEYQDALQQKMREPNLGAKLFLGGVGVEKTGTEIATALNNMDVSSEYVLKLKHEIEEQCAEVFRAPADREKVKSCLSELGDMSNNFKQTLNAGMEQLVATVAPRLRPVLDAVATISYELSEAEYADNEVNDPWVQRLLHAVETNATWLQPLMTANNYDLFVHLIIDFIVKRLEVIMMQKRFSQLGGLQLDRDARALVSHFSSITQRTVRDKFACLTQMATILNLEKVSEILDFWGENSGPMTWRLTPAEVRRVLGLRVDFKPEAIAALNL